gacgcttgcggcgcaggccaaggTACAGGGGGTCCTCGCGGTGCTCTTCGTTGTCGGTACCCACGTCGATCACGATCGGCATCGTGGACTGGGGGTGCACACCCGCACCCGCCACGTACAGAGAGAGCTTGCCGATCGAGATACCCAGGCCGTTCCAGCCAAGGTCACCGAGACCGAGGATGCGCGATCCGTCAGTGATCACCGCAATGCGCGGCACGTCTTGCGGGCGCGGCCAGTTGGAGACGCACTCGGCGACCGAGCCCTTGTCATCGATGGTGAGCGTCAGGCCCTCGGGACGACGGAACATGTGCGAAAACTTCTGGCaggcctcgccgacgaccggAGTGTAGAccagcggcagcgtcgagcgcatgtTCTTGAGGATGTACGCGTAGAAAAGGCGCTCGTTGCGCTGGCGCAAGTTGGCGAGGGCAATATGCTTCTGGAAGCTAGTCGACTTGGTCGAGATCTggtgctcgacacgcttcAGCTGCTGCTCCATCGTCTGCACCGACGGGGGCAGAAGGCCACGGAGGCCCATTcgctggcgctcctccttggtGAAGCCAGTACCTGGTAGTGAGTCGTTTGCCCGTCACCTACCCTTGTTCGTGTAGATGTCACGGAGGCAGGCAGCACCACCGTACTCGTGCTGGTCGATCGAGTAATGGACCGCGTCTTGTTTCGCATCGGGTGTGGCCTGATCAGACGAGTGTACCCAACGGCGACATAGGTATGAGCCATGATTCACACAACGCCATGGCAGACCCATATGCTTAGCGCACAGGGCCTGCACAGGTCTACTTACCTGAACGCTCTGCATCGTAATTTAGCCACCAAAGAAGCGGGTAGGGGACAGGATACTTCGCAGAGAAGTTTGTGATTCGGCAGCCGAGTCACCGTAGGATTCCCCCAGATTACGCAAGCATGCGTCTCGCACAGAGCCGGTCTGTGCGAGGCCACGTTTCAAGCACGTGCTGTAGTTCCGGGGCAggccggcacgctgcgccagggCGGCGAACGGACGGGCCGGAGATCAGAGCGATCTTCCTCACCATCATGTtcgctcgtgctgctcTCCGTACCCCTGTCTCTGCTGTCCGCGCCCCTGCTGCCACCCGTCTGTTCTCGCAGACCGCCACTGCCAACCGCAAGGTTGCCGTGCTCGGTGCGTCGGGCGGTATCGGCCAGCCTGTACGTACCTTTTTTTGACCCAGCTCTCGCTTCTCCTGAAGCTCAACAGGGACGTGACCGACCTCCGTCTCTACGACATCCGCCTCGCCCCGGGTGTCGCTGCTGACATCTCGCACATCAACACCCCGGCCAAGACCACCGGTTACGCCCAGGAGGACCTCGAGTCGGccctcgacggcgccgaggtcgtccTCATCCCCGCCGGTGTCCCCCGCAAGCCCGGCATGACCCGTGACGACCTGTTCAACGTACGTCGTACGACACTAACACTAGACGAACGCCTCGATCGTCCGTgacctcgccaaggccgccgccaaGGTCTGCCCCAAGGCCCACATGGCCATCATCTCGAACCCCGTCAACTCGACCGTCCccatcgtcgccgaggtgtTCAAGAAGGCCGGTGTCTACGACCCCAAGCGCCTGTTCGGTGTCACCACCCTCGATGTGACCCGTGCCGCGACCTTCCTGTCGGGCATCGCCAACTCCAACCCCGAGACCACCAAGGTCCCGGTCATTGGTGGCCACTCGGGTGTGACCATCGTCCCCCTCCTTTCGCAGGCCCCCGGCTCGGATGCCGTCTCGGCTGGCGAGCAGTACGACAAGCTCGTGCACCGCATCCAGTTCGGTGGTGACGAGGTCGtcaaggccaaggacggTGCGGGCTCGGCTACCCTGTCGATGGCctacgccgccgccgtcttCACTGAGAGCCTCCTCAAGGCCCTCAACGGCGAGAAGGGTGTCAAGGAGTGCACCTTTGTCGAGTCGCCTCTCTTCAAGGATCAGGCTGAGTTCTTCGCCTCgcccgtcgagctcggcaccgaGGGTGTGCAGAACATCCCCGCCCTGCCCAAGCTCACTGCTGAGGAGCAgaagctgctcgacgcctGCCTGCCTGACCTTGGCAAGAGTACGTACTACGATTCACTAACAGACAGACATCAAGAAGGGTGTCAGCTGGGTCGCCGAGAACCCGTAAATGGGTCGATAGTCAATAGCTATCCCAAACTACGCAAGTGCGTCCTAGATCAGCGTCGTGACCGACGTGTCCGTAAACGACTTCGAGTCCCAGCCTTGCGCGGGGTGCTGCAACACGCCAGCATCCTCCAGCACCTTGAGCGTGTGCTGCAGCATGCCAGACGACAGCGTGTACGCAttcgtctcgagcgccttggcgtcggTGGGCGTGACACCTTCGGGGTCGggcgtcgcctcgccggccCAGCGCACATTCGACGCCCAAGCGGCAATGTCCTCGGGCTTGTAGTGGTGCACGCTCTCGATAAAGGCGTGCAGCGAGCGGTCCGCACGCGTCTGAGGGTTGGCAAATGCGGTGATCGACTCGTGGAGCTTGTGCAGGAACTCTTCGAGAAGCGACTTGTTGTCTTTCAGCGCCGTGTTCTTGCTCGCCGCAATCGTCCACGACGGCCACGGCGTGGGGAGCGAGCCAACAAAGCGCACCTCGCCAGCGTCCTGGAACGGCTTCGTGGTGAACCACTCCCACATAAAGAAGCCAGTTTCATGCCTGCGTTAGAATAGTAACGTACCCGGCGACTTGGTTCACACCGTCACGCAGCGTCTTGAAGTCGTTGTTCACGACAAAGTCCTGCTTGGCGACCTTGCCGTCGGCATCCGTCCAGCCTTGCTGCAGGCCCAGCACACTCGCCATGAGGTGtgagccgctgccgagaCGACTCACACCGACCTTGCTGTCACGGAGGTCGGCCACCGTCTGGTACTTGTCGGCCGCGGGCGCAGTACCGGTGATGATCGCCCTGCGTTAGTAGAGGAACGTACCAGTTCAGACTGCTGCGCACGTAGCTGCCGACCAGTGCATAGTCCGTACGGCCTTTGGCAATACCGGCAAtaagcgcctcggtcagTGCGACAGCCACATCGATCTTTTGGCCGCCGGCATTGCTGGCATCGAGCGAAGTGAGCATCTGGCCCGTGCCAGACGGCTGCTCGACAAGCTCAATGTGCGCTTGGCCCTGCAATGAGAAAGTCGACATACCCATTCGGAAGAGGCAAGCTGCAGAAGGGGGGCAGCAAAGTGTTCGGGAACGAAACCCACGCGCAGCTTAGGACTCGCCATGGTTGAGGAACTCTACCGGACTGAAGCTGTCAACGCCCTCCTCCACACCGCACGTGCCGTGGAGCCTGCGCTTTGGCCATGTCGAGCATGCAGTGCGGCGATGTCGAGGTGCATGTTTCAATCCCGAGCTTCTACGGGGTCCATTTCGGGTACGAGCCCTGGCCATACTCTGTGGGACATTTGCTTACTGTAGCAGAACAGTTTCGAGCATACAAAGGGCTATTCGATTACGTAGGGTATACTCGTGTCATTACTCCGACTTGGACTCCACAGCCTCAGGCGCAGGCTCTGCAGCAGACTCGGGCTCCTTCTCCGATGCTTGGGGAGCACTCTCTTCGCCTTCTTGCTGGACGTAAGGGGCGCAATCAGCAACAACCTTTTGttcgagctgcagcacggcacCGGCCAGCAGGTCGATCTGGCGCTTGGCATCGGCAAGCGTGTGCGGCTCTTCTTGCAAAATGGATGCAATCTGCGCATTCGTAGCATCTTCCGGTGTCGGCTCGTACGCAGCTTCGACATTGTCTCCAAACTGGAACTGGGACCAACTGCCCGTATCAGTAAGCTGTCCCAGGCTTGTCGTGCATTGCTCCATCGTCAAGAGGAACGGTGTAAAATTTTGGGCAGACACCGTGATGACCTGGTAAGCTGTCAGGCCACCAAACACGCGTAGCCACTCTGGCAACGGGTTTGAGACGACCAGCTGCAGTTGCGCATAGGCAAACACCGCCTGGAGAAGGAGGCCCCAGAACGTGCCTGCACCGGTCGGCCGCGACTTGCCGCGCATCATGACCCACGCAAGAGCCTGGGCAAAGAGAAGCTGGACGTGGAGAACCCCCAGCGCGTCAATACCCCGCCGCATAAACTCGTTCATCGAGCTGAGACGCTCCCACGACTCGACATCGTTGCCAAACCTGTATAAGTCATTCCACCTACCGATCGTACGCGAATCGGAGCACCGGATCAGAGAGCGTGCTGTacgcctggcgcagcgccagaaACTTGTCTTCGTGCTCGTACCCCGCCTTGTCAGGATGGTACACCTTGGCAAAGTGCCTGAACTGGCGCTTGATATCTGCCTCAGGCGCCCACGGCACCGTATGAAGCACGGTGTAGTAGTTTGTCTGCATGCCCAGCAGCGTACGGGACACGCAGTAGCCGAGATACAGCACGGCCACGAGCATGCGTGCAGCGTGCCAATGTgacaccgccgcggcgctcttcgGCTCCGGTCGGCGGAGACGCAGCACATGGATGGGCATCGCATAAGCACATTGCAGCACCATACGAACGCCAAAGTTCTCTGCGGCGCCCCACAGGCCCCACAGCAGCACCTGGGTCACGACCGCCTGCACTGCTCCCATCGTTTCGGTAAGAGCAATAAATTGGCacgtgcacgacgcggtgccTTCTCTCTACGGCGGCCCAAGCGCGAAGTGCTGCACTAGGAATGCACTCGCGTCGTCAGAGCAGTATGGTGCGTGGGCGAAATGCAGATACGCCGTACGAGCGCGTGGACGACAACGATAGCGGCCaggacgaggtcgagctcTCGCTCTTGGGCGACGGAGATAAAGGTGATCGCCATGGCGACGAAGAGTCGCTGCttgacgacgaggacagCACGGTAAAGATGGTGCGCCAGATCGTACCCGAGACCGACATCCCGACGCTTCCCTCGCTCACCTTTCggtcgctgctgctgggCTGTGCATTTACCGTGCTTGGCGCTGGCATGTCACAGCTCTTTTTCTACAAATCGAACGCGCCGGTATTCAGCAGCTACTTTGTGATTCTCGTGACGCTGCCGATGGCGCGTTGGATGGCGAGGAATCTCCCGGACAAGCGCGTAAGCATCTTTGGGTGGTCCTTCCGCTTGAATCCCGGACCGTTTACTGCCAAAGAGCACGTTCTGATTGCTGTCACGGTCTCGTCAGGCGCGACAAGCGCGTACGCGTCCGACATTATCAACATCCAGGAGCTCTTTTTTCGCCAGCACATGTCGGCGATTCCGGCACTCACCTTGCTCATCACGACGCAGGTGATTGGGTTTGGATTCGCGGGACTCGTGTACAACCTTTTggtgcggccgccgtcgatGGTGTACCCCAGCACGCTCGTTACAGTCTCGCTGTTTAATACGCTACACGACACAGAGTCATCGCTGACGCGCGTGCGAATGCGCTTCTTTGTGATGGTATTCTTTGGCATCCTCTTTTACCAGTTCCTGCCGACGACCTTTTTCCCGACAATGAGCAGTGTTGCGGTGCTGTGCTACGTGAATCGCAGCAGGGTGACGCAGATTCTGAGCTCGGGCTACCGCGGATTTGGCATTGCCAACCTGAGCTTTGATTGGAATGTGGTCGGAAACAGCGGCCCTCTCTTCCAGCCGTGGTGGGCAGCGCTCAATTTCTATGGCGGTCTGATCGGCATGATGTACGTTGTGATGCCGCTGCTCTACTTTTCCAATTTTTGGAACGCCAAGTCATTCCCCGCAGTGTTGAGCTCGGGCCTGTTTACCACAAACTATACCAAGTTTGACGTggacggcgtgctgcaAAAAGACAATACGCTCGATATCGCAGCATGGAACGAGAACAAGCCGATGCTTCTTACGCCCTTTTGTACGTACCTTTACTGACGCAGTCGCCCTCTCGTATGGAATTAGTGTACGTCTTCCCTCTGACCCAGTTTGCCGTCTTGACCAGCACGGTACGCATTGCGCCTGACCCAGATTATGCATGTGGTGCTGTGGCACGGCAAGGATGTGAAGAAGGCCATGTTTAATCCAGTCTACTCGGTACGGGCTTGGGCTGACACAGGACGTGCACAACCGACTCATGCAGTCGTACCCCCTCGTGCCCCAGTCGTGGTACCTGTCGACGCTGGTGCTGTCGCTCGGTGCAGCAATTGTGCTGGTCATGACGACGCCCCTACAGTTTCCGGTACGTTACTACGCTGACGCAGGTGTGGGGCTTGCTGCTCTCCGTCGGCATGTCGCTCTTTTTCCTGATCCCGATTGGCATTCTCAAGGCAGTGAGCGATACAGGCGTCGGCCTGAATGTGATTACCGAGTACGTTGCATGCCTCACACAGATTTGTCGCTGGTTTCCTTATTCCCGGAAAGCCAATCGGAAGTACGTGTGTCAACTAACCCAGACGTGTGCTGGAAGTGCTACGGCTACATGAGCTGTGCACAGGCCCTAGACATGATTGGCGACCTGAAGCTCGCCCACTATATGAGTACGTTTTTTCTTCTCACCCAGAAATCAACCCCAAGCACATGTAGGTACACTGGCTGACGCAGGTTCCTTTCGCAGTTGATGTACGTGACTGTGCTAACGCAGTGGCACTGTGATCGGTACGTGTCCTGGCTTATGCAGGTTGTGTTGTGAATTACATGGTCGTGTGCGTCGTGCTTGCCCCCGAGAATGGGTACCGTGCCTTTTTGGACGGAAGTGGTACGTGGCAATACTAACGCAGTGCCCGACCCCAGCGGCCAGTGGGACGGACGGTAGGTTTTTTTTGGCTCACGCAGCAAAGTCCACATTTTCCGGTCGGCGTCGATTATCTGGGGCGCCGTTGGCCCCGAGCGCTTCTTTTCCGGTGAGTACCGCAAGTTGTACTGGGGATTTGCGCTCGGTGTCGTGATTCCGTTCATCCCCTGGCTCCTGcacaagcgcctcgagcgcatgaAGAAcaaggtgctgcgcgagtcgaTCTTTAGCAAGACGGTCGTGCCAATTATTCTGCACGGTGCCATCGCTCTTCCCGCCACGCCGACTAACGTATGTCTCTCTGCTCACACAGATCATTATTGGCGGCTTTGCCTGTGCGTTTTTGTCACAGAAATGGGCACGCGAGCGGTATCCCGACTGGTTCGCCAAGTTCAAGTACGTTGTCTTTCTAACTCAGCTATGTTCTTTCAGCCGCTTTGGACGCCGGTGCTTCTGTCAATGCGCTCATTGTCTTTGTTCTGTCCATCACCATGTTCAAGTGGTGGGGCATGCCGCACTTCTTTGCGGGGAACGACGCCGAGCATTGCCAAGCCCCATGATGTAGATTAGCTAAGCAACCCCGTTGCATCCGCCTCCATGCCTGGCCCAGTCGGGGTCCGTgtggcggcgtgcgcggcagccCTCTTGGCATGCGTGCATGCCGCATACCTCCCAGAAACTTATACGAGAGCATCTAACGCGCAGCATGTTCCTACGCTGGCCTGGGATCGCCGCCAGGTGTCGAGCCATGATGGTATGCTGCATGGTTCCCCCGGGGCGACCGTCACGCCCTCTGGCGCTACCGGCAGTGCAAcatcgccgacgtcgtccCCGGCCCCTGTTGACCCCGGGGGTGGCGGCTCGTCCATCTTTAGCTATCCCTTTGTGACGCTTGCCGTGGTCGCCGTCGGTGTCTTTGTCCTAGTGGTCATTGCGATTGCCATCCGCCTTTCGATCTGGAACCGGCGCTCGCAGTCAGGGCAGTATGCGCAAGGAGATGGAATGTACATGCCGCCGAACCTCTTTTCCACGGTTCCTGCTGTGGATCCGGTGCAGCCACCGACGCTACTGGAAAAGACGgttgcgccgcacgcatTCGACGCGACGAAGCCAGTCACGTCGCAGGCGCCCGACTGGGCCGCCATCCAGCCTGTATCCGTGTGCTTCGACAAAGACTCTTCGGACAAAATTCGCACGTCGCTCAACGCACCGCAAGACGCAAACGACCCGGCGAGTAACGAGCCACTGGTCGGCAGTGCGCAGGTTACCTGCTTGGTCTCCTTGCCTACGTCGCGCACTGTCTTCCCCGCacgcctgcgcaagcgctcCGGAAAAGACCAAAAGTGTTCAGCTTTTAACCCGCTCTTCCAGGGGTCACAGGTCAGCTACGCAGGTGATCTGACCGGCGATCTCTCGCGCACTGGCTCGCTgaagcgtgcgccgagTATTGCGTCGCGCATGTCCGCAAAAGAAACGAGCGACGCACGTCGCGATGCGTACTTCCAGACGATGGAAcgcgaggcgagcgagggcggcctcgcgccgccccgcccCCCCTTGACTCGCAACGACTCTCATAATTCGGTCGGGCCGACAGAGCAGGCGCCTgttgacgacgacgagcatgTCGGCATCTTTGCATTTGGTTCCGTTACTCTCCCCATTCAAAAGTCGCGTACGACTGGATTCTCGGAAAAGAACTCTTCGCTCACGAAAGCAGACCTCCTCGCGTTGATGGATCAGGCACACAATGTACATGCCCCTGTGAAGCCCGAGGATGTGCATACACACACATAATACTATAGATACCCTACGACCATGTGCGCTGCATAATCGTCTGGATCGCCTCTTCCACATTGTTGGAAATGATGGTGGGGGTGTGTGCCGGGGGGCCTTCGACGTCGCGGAAGACGCCGGTGCGGACCAATGCGGAGGACCAGCCAAAGTTATTTGCGCCCATAATGTCCGACGCGGGATTGTCGCCAACCATCCAGATGTTCTCCGgggcgacgtgcagctCACCCTCCTTGGACGagttgcgcaggagctgctgcaTGAGGCCGTTGGCGAAATCGTATGTGACCTTTTCCGGCTTGCCAAAGGTCAccgcctcgatctcgtcgccgtccgTCACGCGGCGGTACACGGCTTCGAGCGCAGTGCGGAAAGCgccctggccgaggcgcgcgacactAAAGTCGTTGCCCCACAAAAGGTCGCCGTGCGAAAAGTAGATCGGGACCttggggcggcggcgcagctcttCGTTCGTGAGCACCGTGCCAAACACGCCCTTATCGGCGCGCATAATGTCGATACAGTACTGGATATCACGGCCCCACTCGCGGCTGTCGTGGAAGACAAAGATCGCCGCAAACTCGACCTGCGAGAAGtcgacgtggcgcacggccgcctgttggtcggccgccggcggcgcgtacggGAACGAAGGGGGCGCATAGGCTTGCAAGTCGTGCACCGTGTACACCTGCTTAAAGCCGTACCCCTCGAGTacggagcgcgaggcgcccgcaGGGAGATCGGGGCCGCCGATCATCAGCACGGGCTTGTCCTGGTAGAGGGGAAGGAGCGAGTTCATCACCGTGTGCGCCTGGATGACCTGCGCAGGCACCACCTTTTGCTGGAAGTCGTTCGACAGGTCTACCGCGCGCTGGCtctcgtcgcggccgccgctgtTGGTGATAAAGAGATAGGGCACCTTTTGATTCCAAGGATTCTCGCCTTCGAGCATTTTGAGGGTGCGCAGCGCTTCCGGCAAGACGACCGGCCCCTGCTTGAGGACACCGTCAATGTCAAACGCGATAGCAATCGGTGTGCGTTCTTTCGTAGTGGCGatcgtgcgcgtgcgcagcgccggcacggcgccgcgcggcagcaTGCACCGCGTGCGGCCTAGCAAGCTCATCGGAGG
The Malassezia japonica chromosome 2, complete sequence genome window above contains:
- the MDH1 gene encoding malate dehydrogenase (COG:C; EggNog:ENOG503NWAG), with translation MFARAALRTPVSAVRAPAATRLFSQTATANRKVAVLGASGGIGQPLSLLLKLNRDVTDLRLYDIRLAPGVAADISHINTPAKTTGYAQEDLESALDGAEVVLIPAGVPRKPGMTRDDLFNAAAKVCPKAHMAIISNPVNSTVPIVAEVFKKAGVYDPKRLFGVTTLDVTRAATFLSGIANSNPETTKVPVIGGHSGVTIVPLLSQAPGSDAVSAGEQYDKLVHRIQFGGDEVVKAKDGAGSATLSMAYAAAVFTESLLKALNGEKGVKECTFVESPLFKDQAEFFASPVELGTEGVQNIPALPKLTAEEQKLLDACLPDLGKNIKKGVSWVAENP
- a CDS encoding uncharacterized protein (COG:S; EggNog:ENOG503NWFB) is translated as MASPKLRVGFVPEHFAAPLLQLASSEWGQAHIELVEQPSGTGQMLTSLDASNAGGQKIDVAVALTEALIAGIAKGRTDYALVGSYVRSSLNWAIITGTAPAADKYQTVADLRDSKVGVSRLGSGSHLMASVLGLQQGWTDADGKVAKQDFVVNNDFKTLRDGVNQVAGHETGFFMWEWFTTKPFQDAGEVRFVGSLPTPWPSWTIAASKNTALKDNKSLLEEFLHKLHESITAFANPQTRADRSLHAFIESVHHYKPEDIAAWASNVRWAGEATPDPEGVTPTDAKALETNAYTLSSGMLQHTLKVLEDAGVLQHPAQGWDSKSFTDTSVTTLI
- a CDS encoding uncharacterized protein (TransMembrane:3 (n6-16c34/35o58-77i167-186o198-216i); COG:O; EggNog:ENOG503Q4UU; SECRETED:SignalP(1-34)) yields the protein MGAVQAVVTQVLLWGLWGAAENFGVRMVLQCAYAMPIHVLRLRRPEPKSAAAVSHWHAARMLVAVLYLGYCVSRTLLGMQTNYYTVLHTVPWAPEADIKRQFRHFAKVYHPDKAGYEHEDKFLALRQAYSTLSDPVLRFAYDRFGNDVESWERLSSMNEFMRRGIDALGVLHVQLLFAQALAWVMMRGKSRPTGAGTFWGLLLQAVFAYAQLQLVVSNPLPEWLRVFGGLTAYQVITVSAQNFTPFLLTMEQCTTSLGQLTDTGSWSQFQFGDNVEAAYEPTPEDATNAQIASILQEEPHTLADAKRQIDLLAGAVLQLEQKVVADCAPYVQQEGEESAPQASEKEPESAAEPAPEAVESKSE
- a CDS encoding uncharacterized protein (TransMembrane:14 (i75-94o100-118i181-203o209-224i236-252o307-330i383-405o437-455i462-482o488-505i546-569o620-637i658-687o723-748i); COG:T; EggNog:ENOG503NUA6) produces the protein MVRGRNADTPYERVDDNDSGQDEVELSLLGDGDKGDRHGDEESLLDDEDSTVKMVRQIVPETDIPTLPSLTFRSLLLGCAFTVLGAGMSQLFFYKSNAPVFSSYFVILVTLPMARWMARNLPDKRVSIFGWSFRLNPGPFTAKEHVLIAVTVSSGATSAYASDIINIQELFFRQHMSAIPALTLLITTQVIGFGFAGLVYNLLVRPPSMVYPSTLVTVSLFNTLHDTESSLTRVRMRFFVMVFFGILFYQFLPTTFFPTMSSVAVLCYVNRSRVTQILSSGYRGFGIANLSFDWNVVGNSGPLFQPWWAALNFYGGLIGMMYVVMPLLYFSNFWNAKSFPAVLSSGLFTTNYTKFDVDGVLQKDNTLDIAAWNENKPMLLTPFFALSYGISFAVLTSTIMHVVLWHGKDVKKAMFNPVYSDVHNRLMQSYPLVPQSWYLSTLVLSLGAAIVLVMTTPLQFPVWGLLLSVGMSLFFLIPIGILKAVSDTGVGLNVITEFVAGFLIPGKPIGNVCWKCYGYMSCAQALDMIGDLKLAHYMKINPKHMFLSQLIGTVIGCVVNYMVVCVVLAPENGYRAFLDGSVPDPSGQWDGRKVHIFRSASIIWGAVGPERFFSGEYRKLYWGFALGVVIPFIPWLLHKRLERMKNKVLRESIFSKTVVPIILHGAIALPATPTNIIIGGFACAFLSQKWARERYPDWFAKFNATSPTSSPAPVDPGGGGSSIFSYPFVTLAVVAVGVFVLVVIAIAIRLSIWNRRSQSGQYAQGDGMYMPPNLFSTVPAVDPVQPPTLLEKTVAPHAFDATKPVTSQAPDWAAIQPVSVCFDKDSSDKIRTSLNAPQDANDPASNEPLVGSAQVTCLVSLPTSRTVFPARLRKRSGKDQKCSAFNPLFQGSQVSYAGDLTGDLSRTGSLKRAPSIASRMSAKETSDARRDAYFQTMEREASEGGLAPPRPPLTRNDSHNSVGPTEQAPVDDDEHVGIFAFGSVTLPIQKSRTTGFSEKNSSLTKADLLALMDQAHNVHAPVKPEDVHTHT
- a CDS encoding uncharacterized protein (COG:G; EggNog:ENOG503NWHC); its protein translation is MSLLGRTRCMLPRGAVPALRTRTIATTKERTPIAIAFDIDGVLKQGPVVLPEALRTLKMLEGENPWNQKVPYLFITNSGGRDESQRAVDLSNDFQQKVVPAQVIQAHTVMNSLLPLYQDKPVLMIGGPDLPAGASRSVLEGYGFKQVYTVHDLQAYAPPSFPYAPPAADQQAAVRHVDFSQVEFAAIFVFHDSREWGRDIQYCIDIMRADKGVFGTVLTNEELRRRPKVPIYFSHGDLLWGNDFSVARLGQGAFRTALEAVYRRVTDGDEIEAVTFGKPEKVTYDFANGLMQQLLRNSSKEGELHVAPENIWMVGDNPASDIMGANNFGWSSALVRTGVFRDVEGPPAHTPTIISNNVEEAIQTIMQRTWS